A window of the Gossypium hirsutum isolate 1008001.06 chromosome A05, Gossypium_hirsutum_v2.1, whole genome shotgun sequence genome harbors these coding sequences:
- the LOC107937903 gene encoding nucleoprotein TPR isoform X1 — translation MDKNKSRTDMLAAGRQKLQQFRQKKDGKGSSSRGKSSKKPNKSDADAASSVGKPTVSSQVSKGETVAVDLTVSQFMESSFPSGLDTTAVVSSLEPSVSLTGNVETVVAHNAGVPVEVDSSVSNGGEGTQCVDSMVSTEIHSSTADIPVSEGETEHNIVPQPSTSVDTVEGTVVKLNLVDSNEGTGRNPLFTPDDFPDTSLSQARGDQVTDVGAMQEADGLGLNQFDRGGETEFEIDGKLPLSEHGECNKSPEGETSEVTGLQGPSSEAKQAISRDDASVSIGAASSSQPEKSFAASYQLTNKLAEEAIPCSHVDEKQAMGSPFGDYGDDKTLEEQQQCLPKGSFVSQDGSHERSHLTKFTGLPDPVLSLVRDGSPVRLSQLAEMIRSLDEDEYRHLLNLQAIVSIADVATYGLALSYQSDLFEKVKEELYLTSSTKDIFYLQLAEQSDLHMQSDHHCQQLIDEISVLRFSVNGVLEKNACLVEELAQCRSELQVFASEREELQSQYNALVDQNMSFHENEKLLKELADCRAMIAALQVEHSDISKSLATMTEERMKLEEEKELLALGKEKTAIDLEEYKDLLAALQVEKSNLNGNLALVTEERKKLNGEKEYFVHENKRLASELLVLQEQFATKHGQHIQLEAELKEVTVRLEKLIEENNFLNASLDLHKAKIAESESRATHNVKAGSQVKNLDAVSGVHENATEQEHSCQIPWKRDPELSTVVLEKALPDDFGGLSLALHEQEIFDESSGFLVLKELLKEAERILQNLGMAIEQIHSHSVSLQQSSSKPVVPGVSKLIQAFESRVPHDEPKVEERGLTECQSLGDLLDSTKEITEDLRAVLKLLVQDADNASSLYRGEKNCRKSANLTFGELMVLHESLKEYSNSLEATNIELAVLYEAIKQHSLLVEAKNKEFEVLHEALKQQESICSSENAELCQKLSDYQLRLTEMQGHFSDLQKRSDEMASDLYKQLESWQEEAAERALTVELEWKSKLTRIVETVRMLDGYVGRLSNSSFSNNSNDVLDTSSQVTTSVTSAINTIQDLQEKLEAANAGHDAISSSYKEVDEKYNDLLRKNEVMTQILQEMYNGLKKLLIDSCALVGEAEMNPKVEKLPDLLDYSKYTIFIEQLENVLGERLHLQSVNDQLNSELVNRTRDFEEMSRECLNSNAIRKLIEHVENVVELEDYETDSDKTPGSRLELLVYLLVKKYKEIVELASDCRKEFGSKVIELTELEEKMHQLDALRLQQELEIHTLKESLRHEEEALVTAHSELQEKKGELELSEQRVSSVREKLSIAVAKGKGLVVQRDGLKQSLAETSAELERCSQELQAKDARLQELEIKLKTYSEAGERVEALESELSYIRNSATALRESFLLKDSVLQRIEEILEELDLPEHFHSRDIIEKVDWLVKSTTGNSLPLTDWDQKSSIGGLHSDAGFVPVDTWKEDPQQGSTLVEDLRRKYEDLQGKFYRLAERNEMLEQSLMERNHLLQKWEELLDGINMPSQMQSMEPEEKIEWLGRAFTEANHERNSLQKKIDNLENYYRSVAAELEGSEKRVADLEADLQSVTLERDQLSEKLETMTSNHHNLSAKAAQFEVENENLQGKIYSLVERNELLEQSLMERSHLVQKWEELLDGIDMPSQMQSMEPEEKIEWLGRAITEANHERNSLQKKIDNLENYYGSLAADLEESEKRVADLEADLQSVTLERDQRSEKLETMTSNHHNFLAKAAHFEVENENLQIRVSGLQEELVKRMEEEEHLLRMDGEIRRLQHLISDVLLDADAKDLVSGGSSTACLERLLNKLIENYTNLKSMNPDLVDVEMDQPKIGDASLDEARSRDALTTEEDVASLKKKLEAMLLDLMQVKDERDEIFGKHQSLLHEVQALERKREELQELLNQEEQKLASLREKLNLAVRKGKSLVQQRDSLKKTTEDMNAELERLKSDLSHRENALADYELKMRDFSTYRERVESLEADSLFLRNHLLETERMFEEKGLLLSRILNAIADIDVGNEINISDPVEKLEQIEKVCHDLHAAAASLEQESRKSKTAAELLLAELNEVQERNDGLQEDLAKLASELTEVVKERDVAEAAKVEVLSRLEKLSAVHSEEKRKQYSELVMLQSSLDALRNGVNNVQGLASNIFSKDLEFLQNLEVIVKLCLEGGDAEDMSGWPYSTSSNLEDKENIHFIETWPVANMQDPMDDKSIVEVCGLLWHHLQDLRTEIAALKEKLIVQSKSLQEKGHGIWNVLEILHREKKSQKESFEAMRRNIMHLESVGEERDMEILVLRRNIAFLYEACANSVLEIENQKAELLGNNLGTADLGTKMKPVIFADGVRSLSGQNIVSAEENIKTMADKLFSTVKDFLRMKAEINEGSQREMRITIANLQKELQEKDIQKDRICMELVSQIKLAEASATNYSRDLQSSNTRVYDLEKELEVMREEQTSLQQRVKELENVQTNTVELQDRVKSLADVLSSKDQEIEALMQALDEEEVQMEELTKKIEELERVLQQKNTDLENLEASRGKVVKKLSVTVSRFDELRDLSESLITKVEQLQSQLQDRDAEISFLRQEVTRCTNDVLAASQVGNKRDSDEINEFLTWLESIVSRVGLPDLHFDTKNSQVPEYKEIIQRRIISITSELENLRGVAQNRDELLQAERSKVEELTRREETLKKTLHEKESQLNLLEGVGDVGQAAGLISEIVEVEPVINKRAIAGTSTTSQVRSLRKVNTDQVAIPIDADDGNNSRLEDEDEDKVHGFKSLTTSRVVPRFTRPITDMIDGLWVSCDRALMQQPALRLGIIIYWVLLHTLLGAFVF, via the exons ATGGACAAGAACAAGAGCCGTACTGATATGCTTGCTGCCGGACGTCAAAAG CTTCAACAATTTCGCCAGAAGAAGGATGGTAAAGGAAGTAGCAGTCGTGGAAAGTCTTCCAAAAAGCCGAACAAATCTGATGCTGATGCAGCATCTTCAGTTGGCAAACCAACAGTCTCATCACAGGTCTCCAAAGGGGAAACTGTAGCTGTTGACTTGACAGTGTCACAGTTTATGGAGAGTTCATTCCCTTCTGGGCTTGATACTACTGCTGTTGTTTCTTCATTGGAACCTTCTGTATCTCTGACAGGCAATGTCGAGACTGTAGTAGCCCATAATGCTGGAGTACCTGTTGAGGTTGATTCTTCAGTCTCTAACGGAGGGGAAGGTACACAGTGTGTTGATAGTATGGTCAGCACAGAAATACATTCCTCAACTGCAGATATCCCAGTTTCTGAAGGGGAAACAGAACATAATATTGTGCCACAACCTTCTACTTCAGTTGATACCGTAGAAGGGACAGTGGTTAAACTCAATTTGGTAGATTCCAACGAGGGAACTGGGCGGAATCCACTTTTTACACCAGATGATTTTCCTGATACATCCCTGTCTCAAGCAAGGGGAGATCAGGTAACAGATGTAG GGGCAATGCAGGAAGCTGATGGTTTGGGGTTGAACCAATTTGATAGGGGTGGTGAAACAGAGTTCGAAATTGATGGCAAACTTCCTTTGTCTGAGCATGGTGAATGCAATAAATCTCCTGAAGGGGAAACTTCAGAAGTAACTGGCTTGCAGGGGCCATCTAGTGAGGCCAAGCAGGCTATCAGTAGAGATGATGCATCTGTATCTATTGGGGCAGCCAGCAGTTCCCAACCAGAGAAAAGTTTTGCTGCTAGTTACCAGTTGACAAATAAACTTGCTGAAGAAGCAATACCTTGTTCACATGTTGATGAAAAGCAAGCAATGGGCTCTCCATTTGGTGATTACGGTGATGACAAGACTTTGGAAGAACAGCAGCAATGTTTACCCAAGGGCTCCTTTGTGTCTCAGGATGGAAGTCATGAAAGATCTCATCTGACAAAGTTCACAGGTTTGCCAGATCCAGTTCTGTCTCTTGTCAGAGATGGTTCTCCTGTCAGACTCTCTCAGCTAGCAGAGATGATAAGAAGTCTAGATGAAGATGAATATAGGCATCTGCTAAACTTGCAAGCAATAGTATCTATTGCAGATGTTGCAACTTACGGTTTAGCGCTATCTTATCAGTCAGATTTATTTGAGAAAGTAAAAGAGGAGTTGTATCTCACAAGTTCTACGAAAGATATATTTTACTTGCAACTTGCTGAGCAGTCTGATCTGCATATGCAATCTGATCACCATTGTCAGCAGCTTATTGATGAGATATCTGTTCTTCGCTTTTCCGTCAACGGGGTTCTTGAGAAGAATGCATGCCTTGTAGAAGAGCTAGCACAATGCAGGTCTGAACTCCAGGTTTTTGCTAGTGAGAGGGAGGAACTGCAAAGCCAATATAATGCACTTGTGGATCAGAACATGTCCTTTCACGAGAATGAGAAGCTACTGAAAGAATTAGCTGACTGCAGAGCCATGATTGCAGCTTTACAGGTGGAACATTCTGATATAAGCAAGAGTCTTGCTACGATGACGGAAGAGAGAATGaagcttgaagaagaaaaggAGTTGCTTgcactcgggaaagagaaaacaGCTATTGACTTGGAAGAATATAAGGATTTGCTGGCTGCTTTACAAGTTGAAAAGTCGAACTTGAATGGGAACCTTGCTTTAGTTACAGAGGAGAGAAAGAAGCTTAATGGGGAAAAGGAGTATTTTGTCCATGAGAACAAGAGACTTGCTTCTGAGCTGCTTGTTCTTCAAGAGCAGTTTGCTACAAAACATGGGCAACACATACAACTTGAGGCTGAATTAAAAGAAGTAACAGTACGACTGGAGAAGCTAATAGaggaaaataattttctcaatgcCAGTCTGGACCTGCATAAGGCCAAGATAGCTGAAAGCGAGAGTAGGGCAACCCACAATGTTAAAGCTGGGAGTCAAGTAAAAAACTTGGATGCAGTTAGTGGGGTCCATGAAAATGCTACTGAACAAGAACATTCCTGCCAAATCCCTTGGAAGCGAGATCCTGAGTTATCCACCGTGGTATTGGAGAAAGCCTTGCCTGATGATTTTGGTGGGCTGTCACTTGCATTGCATGAGCAGGAAATCTTTGATGAATCttctggttttctagtcttgaaggaACTCTTGAAGGAGGCTGAAAGAATATTGCAAAACCTTGGAATGGCAATTGAACAGATACACTCCCATTCAGTGTCATTACAACAGTCCAGCAGTAAACCGGTTGTGCCAGGAGTATCAAAACTAATTCAAGCCTTTGAGTCAAGAGTGCCTCATGATGAACCTAAGGTTGAGGAAAGAGGTTTGACTGAATGTCAATCACTGGGAGACCTGCTTGATTCAACTAAAGAGATAACGGAAGATCTAAGAGCAGTGCTTAAGCTATTGGTTCAGGATGCTGATAATGCCAGTTCCTTATACAGAGGAGAGAAGAATTGTAGAAAATCTGCTAATTTGACATTCGGAGAGCTCATGGTTCTACATGAATCTTTGAAGGAATACAGTAATAGTCTTGAAGCAACCAACATTGAGCTGGCGGTTCTGTATGAAGCTATTAAGCAACATTCACTTTTAGTTGAAGCTAAGAACAAGGAATTTGAGGTTCTTCATGAAGCTCTAAAGCAGCAAGAAAGTATATGTAGTTCAGAAAATGCTGAGCTTTGCCAGAAATTGAGCGATTATCAGTTGAGACTTACTGAAATGCAGGGTCACTTTTCGGATTTACAGAAAAGGTCAGATGAGATGGCTTCTGATTTATATAAACAGTTAGAAAGTTGGCAGGAGGAGGCAGCTGAGAGGGCATTGACTGTTGAACTAGAATGGAAATCTAAGCTCACTCGGATTGTTGAGACAGTCAGGATGCTTGATGGATACGTTGGGAGGCTTTCCAACTCCAGCTTCTCAAATAACAGCAATGATGTTTTGGATACAAGTAGCCAGGTCACAACTTCTGTTACTTCTGCCATTAATACAATCCAAGATCTGCAAGAGAAACTAGAAGCTGCTAATGCAGGTCATGATGCGATTTCTAGTTCATACAAAGAAGTGGATGAGAAGTATAATGATTTACTCAGGAAGAATGAAGTTATGACACAGATACTACAGGAGATGTACAATGGCCTGAAGAAACTTTTAATAGATTCGTGTGCATTGGTGGGTGAGGCTGAGATGAATCCAAAAGTTGAGAAGCTTCCAGATCTCTTAGATTATAGCAAGTATACAATCTTCATTGAACAACTGGAGAATGTTTTGGGTGAAAGGCTACATCTCCAGTCTGTTAATGATCAACTTAATTCAGAATTGGTGAATAGGACAAGAGACTTTGAGGAAATGAGCAGGGAATGCCTTAATTCAAATGCCATTCGAAAGCTTATAGAACATGTTGAGAATGTTGTAGAACTGGAAGACTACGAAACTGACTCAGATAAAACACCTGGTTCCCGTCTTGAATTGTTAGTTTATTTGCTTGTTAAGAAATACAAAGAAATTGTTGAGCTGGCGAGTGATTGTAGAAAGGAGTTTGGTTCTAAGGTGATCGAATTGACAGAATTAGAGGAAAAGATGCATCAGTTAGATGCATTGAGGCTTCAGCAGGAGCTGGAAATCCATACTCTGAAAGAAAGTCTGCGCCATGAAGAGGAAGCCCTTGTGACTGCACATTCTGAGTTACAGGAGAAAAAAGGCGAACTTGAACTGTCAGAGCAGCGAGTGTCTTCAGTTAGGGAGAAGCTTAGCATAGCTGTGGCAAAGGGGAAAGGTTTGGTAGTGCAGCGTGATGGTCTTAAGCAGTCACTTGCAGAGACATCTGCTGAACTTGAGAGATGCTCTCAGGAATTACAAGCAAAAGATGCCCGACTTCAGGAATTAGAAATAAAACTGAAGACTTACTCAGAGGCAGGTGAGCGTGTGGAAGCTCTGGAATCTGAACTTTCATACATTCGCAACTCAGCTACTGCTTTAAGAGAATCATTTCTTCTCAAAGACTCCGTACTGCAGAGAATTGAAGAGATTTTAGAAGAACTAGATCTGCCTGAGCATTTCCATTCTAGAGATATTATTGAAAAGGTTGATTGGTTAGTAAAGTCCACCACTGGTAATTCTTTGCCTCTCACTGACTGGGATCAGAAAAGTTCAATTGGAGGTTTACACTCTGATGCAGGTTTTGTTCCTGTAGATACCTGGAAAGAAGATCCGCAACAAGGCTCAACTTTAGTGGaggacttgagaagaaaatatgaGGACCTTCAGGGTAAGTTTTATAGGTTGGCAGAACGAAATGAAATGCTGGAACAATCCTTAATGGAAAGGAACCACTTGTTGCAAAAATGGGAGGAGCTTTTGGATGGAATCAACATGCCCTCACAAATGCAATCCATGGAACCTGAAGAAAAGATTGAATGGTTAGGAAGGGCGTTTACAGAGGCTAATCATGAAAGAAATTCTTTGCAGAAGAAGATTGATAATCTTGAAAATTATTATAGGTCAGTAGCTGCTGAGTTGGAGGGGTCAGAAAAGAGAGTAGCTGATCTTGAGGCAGATCTTCAATCGGTTACGCTTGAGAGGGATCAACTTTCTGAAAAATTGGAGACTATGACTTCTAATCATCATAATCTTTCGGCGAAGGCAGCTCAATTTGAAGTTGAGAATGAAAACCTTCAGGGCAAGATTTATAGTTTGGTAGAACGAAATGAACTGTTGGAACAATCCTTAATGGAAAGGAGCCACTTGGTGCAAAAATGGGAGGAACTTTTGGATGGAATCGACATGCCTTCACAAATGCAATCCATGGAACCTGAAGAAAAGATTGAATGGTTAGGGAGGGCGATTACAGAGGCTAATCATGAAAGAAATTCTTTGCAGAAGAAGATTGATAATCTTGAAAATTATTATGGGTCACTAGCTGCTGATTTGGAGGAGTCAGAAAAGAGAGTAGCTGATCTTGAGGCAGACCTTCAATCAGTTACACTTGAGAGGGATCAACGTTCTGAAAAATTGGAGACTATGACTTCTAATCATCATAACTTTTTGGCAAAGGCAGCTCATTTTGAAGTTGAGAATGAAAACCTTCAGATTAGAGTCAGTGGTTTGCAGGAAGAATTGGTTAAGAGGATGGAGGAGGAGGAACATCTTCTTAGGATGGATGGTGAAATAAGGAGATTGCAGCACTTGATTTCTGATGTGTTACTGGACGCTGATGCAAAAGATTTGGTTTCAGGTGGTAGTAGTACTGCATGCTTGGAAAGATTATTGAATAAGCTTATAGAGAATTACACTAATCTCAAGTCCATGAATCCTGACCTGGTGGATGTTGAAATGGACCAGCCCAAGATAGGCGATGCAAGCCTTGATGAAGCTAGAAGCAGAGATGCACTTACTACTGAGGAGGATGTAGCTTCTTTAAAGAAAAAGCTGGAGGCAATGCTGCTTGACTTGATGCAGGTGAAGGATGAAAGAGATGAAATCTTTGGAAAGCATCAATCTTTGCTTCATGAAGTTCAAGCACTTGAAAGGAAAAGGGAAGAGTTGCAAGAGCTCCTTAATCAAGAAGAGCAGAAATTAGCTTCTCTGAGGGAAAAGTTAAATCTTGCCGTTAGAAAAGGGAAATCTTTGGTGCAGCAACGTGACAGCCTGAAGAAAACCACTGAAGATATGAATGCTGAGCTGGAACGCTTGAAATCTGACCTTAGCCACCGAGAAAATGCTCTGGCTGATTATGAATTGAAGATGAGGGACTTCTCTACTTACCGCGAAAGGGTAGAATCCTTAGAAGCTGACAGTCTGTTCTTGAGGAATCATCTGTTAGAAACTGAGCGCATGTTCGAGGAGAAAGGGCTTTTATTGAGCAGGATATTAAATGCAATAGCTGACATTGATGTTGGTAATGAAATTAACATCTCTGATCCGGTGGAGAAGTTGGAACAAATTGAGAAAGTTTGCCATGATTTGCATGCAGCTGCAGCTTCTTTGGAACAAGAGTCACGGAAGTCAAAGACTGCTGCAGAGCTACTGCTTGCAGAGTTGAATGAAGTGCAAGAGAGAAATGATGGTCTTCAGGAAGATCTAGCGAAACTTGCTAGTGAACTTACAGAAGTTGTGAAAGAAAGGGATGTGGCAGAGGCTGCAAAAGTTGAAGTTCTCTCACGTCTTGAGAAGTTGTCTGCAGTTCACTCTGAAGAAAAAAGGAAACAATATTCCGAATTAGTCATGTTACAATCTAGTTTAGACGCATTGAGAAATGGTGTCAATAATGTTCAGGGTTTGGCATCTAATATTTTCTCAAAGGACTTGGAATTTCTGCAAAATTTGGAGGTTATCGTTAAGTTATGCTTGGAAGGGGGTGATGCCGAAGATATGTCTGGCTGGCCATACAGTACCTCCAGCAATTTAGAGGACAAG GAGAACATTCACTTCATCGAAACTTGGCCGGTTGCCAATATGCAGGACCCTATGGATGACAAATCAATAGTTGAAGTTTGTGGTTTACTCTGGCATCACCTGCAAGATTTGAGAACTGAAATTGCTGCACTGAAGGAAAAGTTGATTGTGCAGTCAAAATCATTACAAGAAAAAGGTCATGGGATATGGAATGTATTGGAGATCCTGCATAGAGAAAAAAAATCTCAGAAAGAGTCATTTGAAGCTATGAGGAGAAACATTATGCATTTAGAATCAGTTGGGGAAGAGAGAGACATGGAGATTCTTGTGTTGAGAAGAAACATTGCCTTCCTTTATGAAGCATGTGCTAATTCAGTCTTGGAAATTGAGAACCAGAAAGCTGAGCTGTTAGGAAATAATTTAGGTACTGCAGATCTGGGGACTAAAATGAAGCCTGTAATATTCGCTGATGGAGTACGTTCTCTCAGTGGACAAAATATTGTTTCTGCTGAGGAAAATATCAAGACTATGGCAGATAAGCTTTTTTCAACAGTGAAAGATTTCCTGCGCATGAAAGCTGAAATTAACGAAGGAAGTCAGAGGGAAATGAGAATTACCATAGCAAATTTGCAGAAAGAGCTTCAGGAGAAGGATATCCAGAAAGATAGGATATGCATGGAGCTTGTTAGTCAAATCAAGTTAGCTGAAGCTTCTGCCACGAATTACTCACGAGATCTTCAATCATCAAATACCAGGGTGTATGATTTGGAGAAAGAACTGGAAGTAATGAGAGAAGAACAGACTTCATTGCAGCAGAGAGTAAAAGAACTGGAGAATGTGCAAACCAACACAGTGGAATTGCAGGATAGAGTCAAATCACTGGCAGATGTATTATCATCCAAGGACCAAG AAATTGAAGCCCTTATGCAAGCACTTGATGAGGAGGAGGTCCAAATGGAAGAGTTGACAAAGAAGATTGAGGAACTAGAGAGAGTCCTGCAACAGAAGAACACAGATTTAGAGAACCTTGAAGCTTCTCGTGGAAAGGTTGTGAAAAAGCTTTCCGTCACTGTGAGCAGGTTTGATGAACTTCGTGATCTATCAGAGAGTCTTATTACCAAGGTTGAACAGCTTCAATCACAACTACAAGATCGGGATGCTGAGATTTCCTTCTTAAGACAAGAGGTCACAAGATGCACCAATGATGTTCTTGCCGCATCACAAGTAGGCAATAAAAGAGACTCAGATGAGATAAATGAATTTCTGACTTGGTTGGAATCAATTGTTTCTCGTGTTGGGTTACCTGATCTGCATTTTGATACAAAGAATAGTCAGGTGCCTGAATACAAGGAAATAATACAAAGAAGGATCATTTCTATTACATCGGAGCTGGAAAACCTACGGGGGGTTGCTCAAAATAGGGATGAATTGTTGCAAGCAGAACGGAGTAAAGTGGAGGAGTTGACACGCAGAGAAGAAACTCTCAAGAAGACTTTGCATGAGAAGGAGTCCCAGTTAAATTTGCTTGAAGGTGTCGGAGATGTGGGTCAGGCAGCTGGTTTGATCTCTGAAATCGTGGAGGTTGAACCTGTG ATAAACAAGCGGGCAATAGCAGGGACCTCTACAACATCCCAAGTTCGTAGTTTGCGTAAAGTCAATACTGATCAAGTTGCTATTCCTATTGATGCGGATGATGGTAACAATAGTAGGttagaagatgaagatgaagataaaG TTCATGGTTTCAAATCACTTACCACGTCAAGAGTTGTTCCAAGGTTTACGAGACCAATAACTGATATGATAGATGGCTTATG GGTTTCTTGTGATCGGGCGCTCATGCAACAACCTGCCTTACGGCTTGGCATTATAATCTATTGGGTTTTATTGCATACGCTGTTGGGTGCTTTTGTATTTTGA